A region of Ornithorhynchus anatinus isolate Pmale09 chromosome 5, mOrnAna1.pri.v4, whole genome shotgun sequence DNA encodes the following proteins:
- the LOC100077790 gene encoding LOW QUALITY PROTEIN: 60S ribosomal protein L31 (The sequence of the model RefSeq protein was modified relative to this genomic sequence to represent the inferred CDS: deleted 2 bases in 1 codon; substituted 2 bases at 2 genomic stop codons) yields the protein MATLKRGREKGRYTLNEVMTWEYTINIHRXTLKIPFKKKKPFKEICKFAMKEMRSPNVHINTRLNKAVWAKGIRNIPYNMWVCLSGKQNEDEDSANKLYTQVHKXTVVIYVPVSTFKNLQTIILDEN from the exons ATGGCTACCctcaagagaggcagagagaagggccgGTACACCCTCAATGAGGTGATGACATGGGAGTACACCATCAACATCCATCGA taaacacttaaaataccatttaaaaaaaaaaaacccttcaaggaGATATGTAAATTTGCTATGAAAGAGATGAGAAGTCCCAATGTACACATTAACACCAGGCTAAACAAAGCTGTCTGGGCCAAAGGAATAAGGAACATCCCCTACAACATGTGGGTTTGTCTGTCAGGAAagcaaaatgaagatgaagactcaGCCAACAAGTTGTATACACAGGTACATAAGTGA ACTGTGGTCATTTATGTAccagtctccaccttc aaaaacctgcaGACAATCATTTTGGATGAAAACTGA